AACATTTGCCCTTGATCCAATATTGCGGTTTTCAAGATGGCGGCCATATTCCGGACATAGCCCTAAAAGATAGGCGTCCTCACCCATTGCTTTCTGGGGgattcagatatttcattttccctttagtttctGAAATAATAGGGTGTTCGGGGACTTGAGACTCAGCCTGTACATGTATGGGAGGAGGGTCGGTATTATCCATGCCAGGTGAGTGGACGGGCAGCTATACACTGCGGCATAGACAGGTCCCTCCGCGCCTCATACAGCAGTCCCCGCAGATCTCTAAATGTGGCGGTTTCTTTCGTCTGCAGGGGCTCCGATCCTCTTCGTCATCCCCTGGGTGGTCATGCGGCAGCTATACGAGAACACGCAGTGAGTACAGCTCCCCCTGTTCCACTGACTCACCGCACTATGGTGGACAGTGCTGCCGAGGACTAAACTGATGCAATTTAGGCTTTGCATAAGTTATTGACCCCCATGAAGCTTAAGAGCATTCTTTCTTATCTGTGATGGTGGTCGAGCTCTCCGGGAGGTGAGAGGCATCATCTGACTCGTGTCTCCTGTCTCGTAGCTGTTGGGAGAGGAATGACAACCGCTCGTACTGGTGGATAATCCGCTCTCCCATCCTGCTGGCCGTGCTGGTGAGTTATGGGACTCGGCCTCAGTCACCGAGGTCTCTCCATGTGACGCGAGTTATTACTGCCCAGACGCGTTCCGCCCCTCTGCTGTGTCATGGCTGGACGCCATCTTGTCTTCTGTGGTTTATCTACGAAATTCTGAGGCGCAGAAGACACATGAAAGAAAAGATCTATAATGAGCAATGGGGCGTGAATACATATTATCTGGGTGTATGGGGCGTGataatatatatagtgtatgggggtatatatatatagtacggctcagctctgattggctgcCTTTGTGTGATGTCATCAGGTGAATTTCATCATCTTCCTGCGGATTCTGCGCATCCTGGTCCTGAAACTTCGAGCCAATCAGATGAGGAGGAGTGACCGCAAGTACAGGTAATACCCCccgcagagcattgcatcctgtagAGCATCCTCCCCTGCACAATACAGAACGCTGACCTGCAGAGCATCTCTTCTCACTCTCCTCCTCAGGTTGGCCAAGTCTACGCTGACGCTGATTCCTCTCCTCGGGATCCATGAAGCCGTCTTCAACCTCATCCCTGAGGAGAGCGCGACGGGCCGGGTGCGGTACAGTAAGCTGGGCCTGGAACTGCTGCTCAGCTCCTTCCATGTACGAGGTCCCTGCCCTCACTGGTGACAAAGTCTTCACCCCCTCCCAAATCTGCCATACACATAGGGCTGCCCCCCTACCCAACATAATATACCAGTTTACTCGTGGGAAAGGGATGTggtttggggtgtggcttaacctGAGTTATTTGGCACAACCAGTTTGTTCATGTATTTGGGGTAAATAATCTGATGCTGTGATTTAGATGCTGATAAAGCGCCAGTAAACGGCCGTTATAACGTAGGGATTAGGCGGGCGAGTACTTGTCTGCTCACTTCTTCTCTGAAAGGAAAAGACCACAATATGTAACAGTCAGAGAGTAAGGATGGGGGATTGATATCctgcacagaagtccatgttaccCCTCTCCCTGGAGTAATGTACAGTAATACAGAG
This portion of the Bufo gargarizans isolate SCDJY-AF-19 chromosome 1, ASM1485885v1, whole genome shotgun sequence genome encodes:
- the GIPR gene encoding gastric inhibitory polypeptide receptor; this translates as MPGAPILFVIPWVVMRQLYENTHCWERNDNRSYWWIIRSPILLAVLVNFIIFLRILRILVLKLRANQMRRSDRKYRLAKSTLTLIPLLGIHEAVFNLIPEESATGRVRYSKLGLELLLSSFHGLLVALLYCICNKEVQAELRRKLQDTFQGEHPSCAPRSLRPPSQKSPCCREPDV